A portion of the Trachemys scripta elegans isolate TJP31775 chromosome 9, CAS_Tse_1.0, whole genome shotgun sequence genome contains these proteins:
- the MARS2 gene encoding methionine--tRNA ligase, mitochondrial: MLSLPARCLLRPPRRPLPAPFRWGSSGPGRRWLLSTPIFYVNGPPHIGHLYSALLADALHRHRGLLGPGPGRLATGTDEHGLKIQQAAAAAGTSPSELCAHVSDLFRDLFSRAAVSFTDFIRTTEPRHRRAVQCFWAALQGRGLLYKDFYEGWYCTPDECFLTQGQITERPDAQGRPCKVSLESGHQVHWTKEENYMFKLSEFQEPLRKWLQGNRHVISPEPFYQVVLRWLEEDLPDLSVSRERSRLQWGIPVPGDSTQTIYVWVDALVNYLTVAGYPDAHHAWWPAAHHVVGKDILKFHAIYWPALLMAVGLDPPEQIYVHSHWTVHGQKMSKSLGNVVDPVACFKQYTVDGFRYFLLRQGVPERDCDYYEEKVIKLVNSELADALGGLLNRCTAPSINPSGIYPHFSESCFRKSSDHMDVEASGRALAEDYELVASVDRLPLQVADYFEHFQIYKALESVVACVRQTNGFFQRHTPWKLCRDNPAEKCWLDTVLHVTLECLRIYGILLQPVIPATADKLLSRLGIKLEERAFTDLTFLPRYHGKSCPFEGRRLGPDTGALFPRLETPRRRQLEIKGLRP, encoded by the exons ATGCTGTCGTTACCGGCGCGCTGCCTTCTCCGTCCGCCGCGGCGTCCGCTCCCGGCCCCTTTCCGGTGGGGAAGCTCCGGGCCCGGCCGCCGCTGGCTTCTCTCCACCCCGATCTTCTATGTGAACGGGCCGCCACACATCGGGCACCTCTACTCGGCGCTGCTGGCCGACGCGCTGCACCGACATCGGGGCCTGCTGGGGCCGGGCCCGGGCCGCCTCGCCACTG GGACGGACGAGCACGGGCTGAAGATCCAGCAGGCGGCGGCAGCGGCCGGGACGTCTCCTTCTGAGCTCTGCGCGCATGTGTCCGACCTGTTCCGCGACCTTTTCTCCCGGGCTGCCGTCTCCTTCACCGACTTCATCCGCACCACGGAGCCGCGCCACCGCCGGGCGGTGCAGTGCTTCTGGGCGGCGCTGCAGGGCCGCGGGCTACTCTACAAGGACTTTTACGAGGGCTGGTACTGCACCCCGGACGAGTGCTTCCTGACCCAGGGCCAGATCACCGAGCGCCCCGACGCCCAGGGCCGCCCCTGCAAGGTCTCGCTGGAGAGCGGCCATCAG gtGCACTGGACCAAAGAGGAGAATTACATGTTCAAGCTGTCTGAATTTCAAGAGCCGTTACGGAAGTGGCTCCAGGGGAATCGGCATGTCATCTCCCCTGAGCCCTTCTACCAGGTGGTGCTCCGATGGCTGGAAGAGGACTTGCCAGACCTGTCTGTCTCCCGTGAGAGAAGCCGATTACAGTGGGGTATCCCTGTCCCTGGTGATTCAACACAAACCATTTATGTGTGGGTAGATGCCTTGGTGAACTATCTGACTGTAGCGGGTTACCCTGATGCACACCATGCCTGGTGGCCAGCTGCTCACCATGTTGTTGGCAAGGATATCCTCAAGTTCCATGCCATCTACTGGCCAGCATTACTCATGGCTGTGGGGCTTGATCCCCCAGAGCAGATCTATGTGCACTCCCACTGGACAGTCCATGGGCAAAAGATGTCGAAAAGCCTGGGCAATGTGGTGGATCCAGTGGCATGTTTCAAGCAGTACACGGTGGATGGCTTCAGGTACTTCCTGCTAAGGCAAGGTGTCCCTGAGCGAGACTGTGACTATTATGAGGAGAAAGTTATTAAGCTGGTGAATTCTGAGCTGGCGGATGCGCTCGGGGGGCTTCTCAACcgctgtacagcccctagcatcAACCCCAGTGGGATTTACCCACATTTCTCAGAGTCGTGCTTTCGAAAGAGCTCTGACCACATGGATGTGGAAGCCTCAGGTAGGGCTTTGGCTGAGGACTATGAGCTGGTAGCATCAGTTGATCGCTTGCCTCTCCAGGTGGCTGATTATTTTGAACACTTCCAAATATACAAGGCTTTAGAATCTGTTGTTGCATGTGTGAGGCAGACCAATGGCTTCTTCCAGAGACACACGCCCTGGAAACTGTGCCGAGACAACCCTGCAGAGAAGTGCTGGCTTGACACAGTCCTTCATGTGACTCTGGAATGTCTGCGGATTTATGGGATTCTGCTGCAGCCAGTGATTCCAGCCACTGCGGACAAGTTACTTTCCAGGCTGGGTATTAAGCTTGAGGAAAGGGCTTTCACAGACTTGACATTTCTGCCTCGCTACCATGGAAAGTCATGTCCCTTTGAAGGAAGAAGACTTGGCCCTGACACAGGGGCCTTATTTCCTAGGCTGGAAACACCAAGAAGGCGTCAGCTGGAAATCAAAGGCCTTAGACCTTGA